One Opitutus sp. ER46 genomic region harbors:
- a CDS encoding TolC family protein: MKFPLLSVRSFHALLCAAALGAAIAAPRLAVAQEEPAPAASVPMAASAAPVSPALAAPMVAPTAAPAASGPVSLTLTDAIALALRNNQRVKVSSFNRGIARANVLTAYGRFDPAITFRRSYAESEFPVGTTPLASQITKTDEYALSLDGLTPWGLSYQIGGSASNERGTSNQYSDQYVSFAGVTVTQPLLRGFGFGANLADLRIAKANRAISDWDHRQTVIDTVTSVMQTYTGLAEAREMLRIARRSRELAAQLARDVERRNQVGKISDFDVTQARAQVATREENILFYVRAVKDLENQLRVLIGETQFAANGPDLTIDPLVPAAPLTADGAADFNRALELRPDFQAAKQGITIRRANRAYARNQLLPKVNFVGRFGYNGIASEFAASRAQVRDQDHRDYSAGVFVSVPLTFAEGRGLARAAKLSLLKSEADLKRLETDIAVSVAAAIGQLETTTQRVEATTRAYELAQQVLNSEEKRFRTGASSTLNLIQWQERLISAETYRVRAIADQRNAVANYERETGTTLAAHNLTVE; encoded by the coding sequence ATGAAATTCCCGCTTCTTTCCGTCCGCTCCTTCCACGCGCTGCTTTGCGCCGCCGCCCTGGGTGCTGCCATCGCGGCGCCGCGACTCGCCGTCGCGCAGGAGGAGCCGGCCCCGGCCGCATCGGTCCCCATGGCGGCCAGCGCCGCACCCGTTTCACCTGCGCTTGCGGCTCCGATGGTCGCTCCGACGGCGGCTCCCGCCGCCTCCGGCCCGGTCAGCCTCACGCTGACCGACGCCATCGCCCTCGCGTTGCGCAACAACCAGCGCGTCAAAGTCAGCTCCTTCAACCGCGGCATCGCCCGCGCGAACGTCCTGACCGCCTACGGCCGTTTCGATCCCGCGATCACCTTCCGCCGCTCCTACGCCGAGAGCGAATTCCCCGTCGGCACCACCCCGCTCGCCTCGCAAATCACCAAGACCGACGAGTACGCGCTGTCCCTCGACGGGCTCACCCCGTGGGGTCTCTCGTACCAGATCGGCGGCTCGGCCAGCAACGAACGCGGCACCAGCAACCAGTATTCCGATCAGTACGTCTCGTTCGCCGGCGTCACCGTCACCCAGCCGCTCCTCCGCGGTTTCGGCTTCGGCGCCAACCTCGCCGATCTCCGCATCGCCAAGGCCAATCGCGCCATCAGCGATTGGGATCACCGCCAGACCGTCATCGATACGGTTACCAGCGTGATGCAGACCTACACCGGCCTCGCCGAAGCGCGCGAGATGCTGCGCATCGCCCGCCGCTCCCGCGAACTCGCCGCCCAGCTCGCCCGCGACGTCGAGCGCCGCAACCAGGTCGGCAAGATCTCCGATTTCGACGTCACCCAGGCCCGCGCGCAGGTCGCCACCCGCGAGGAGAACATCCTGTTCTACGTCCGCGCCGTGAAGGACCTCGAGAACCAGCTCCGCGTCCTGATTGGCGAAACCCAGTTCGCCGCCAACGGCCCCGATCTCACGATCGATCCGCTCGTCCCCGCCGCCCCGCTCACCGCCGACGGCGCCGCCGACTTCAATCGCGCGCTCGAGCTCCGCCCCGACTTCCAGGCCGCCAAGCAGGGCATCACCATCCGCCGCGCCAATCGCGCCTACGCCCGCAACCAGCTCCTCCCCAAGGTCAATTTCGTCGGCCGCTTCGGCTACAACGGCATCGCGTCCGAATTCGCCGCCTCCCGCGCCCAGGTCCGCGACCAGGACCACCGCGACTACTCCGCCGGCGTCTTTGTCTCCGTCCCGCTCACGTTCGCCGAGGGCCGCGGGCTCGCCCGCGCCGCCAAGCTTTCCCTCCTGAAATCCGAGGCCGACTTGAAGCGCCTCGAAACTGACATCGCCGTGAGCGTCGCCGCCGCCATCGGCCAGCTCGAAACCACCACGCAGCGCGTCGAGGCCACCACCCGCGCCTACGAGCTCGCGCAGCAGGTACTCAACTCCGAGGAAAAGCGTTTCCGCACCGGCGCCAGCTCCACCCTCAATCTCATCCAATGGCAGGAGCGCCTGATCTCCGCCGAGACCTACCGCGTCCGTGCCATCGCCGACCAGCGCAACGCCGTCGCCAACTACGAACGCGAGACGGGCACCACGCTCGCCGCGCATAACCTGACCGTGGAGTAG
- a CDS encoding ABC transporter ATP-binding protein, with product MITLRHVDRVYPLKGGPYYALRNINLEVKAGDFLSIMGPSGAGKSTLLHILGLHDAGWEGEYELLGQPVHKLDKKKRFDLQKQNIGFVFQSYHLLDDLTVYENLEIPLSYRNIPRKERESIVCDALDRFHIVGKKDLYPSQLSGGQQQLVGVARALVAKPALLLADEPTGNLHSDQGREIMELFRKLNQEDGVTIIQVTHSKDNASFGTSVVRLADGMLAA from the coding sequence ATGATCACCCTGCGCCACGTCGACCGTGTCTATCCGCTCAAAGGCGGCCCGTATTACGCCCTCCGCAACATCAACCTCGAGGTGAAGGCGGGAGATTTTCTCTCGATCATGGGGCCCTCCGGCGCCGGCAAGTCCACCCTCCTGCATATTCTCGGCCTGCACGACGCCGGCTGGGAGGGCGAATACGAGCTCCTCGGCCAACCGGTCCACAAGCTGGACAAGAAGAAGCGCTTCGATCTCCAGAAGCAGAACATCGGCTTCGTCTTCCAGAGCTACCACCTGCTCGACGACCTCACCGTCTACGAGAACCTCGAGATCCCCCTCTCCTACCGCAACATCCCGCGCAAGGAGCGCGAGAGCATCGTTTGCGACGCCCTCGATCGCTTTCACATCGTCGGGAAAAAGGACCTCTACCCGAGCCAGCTCTCCGGCGGTCAGCAGCAGCTCGTCGGCGTCGCCCGCGCCCTCGTCGCCAAGCCCGCCCTCCTCCTCGCCGACGAGCCCACCGGCAACCTGCACTCCGACCAGGGCCGCGAAATCATGGAGCTCTTCCGCAAGCTCAACCAGGAGGACGGCGTCACCATCATCCAGGTCACCCACTCCAAAGATAACGCCTCCTTCGGCACGAGCGTCGTCCGGCTCGCCGACGGCATGCTGGCCGCCTGA
- a CDS encoding mechanosensitive ion channel domain-containing protein: MNLVRDSQAQLIAGLVLITGLSLVLVRRVLRRVSHRLHQHAPDEERHLLAELVHRAVGPLSFLACYYALYAVAHVVARSDWVPDDLGWANPILGHFRTLGFFAAGLWYFYTATVAVDHRLRRAAARTPGRFDDVFFPLLGTALRVTVPILAAFALLRLWPVSEDAMTVVRKLLGIALIAAVAWTLRRAVLLVDAAILGTGELASTASDHRALFTRVRMLRRVALVLIGVFAFSAVLMLFDEVRDVGRSILASAGIAGIVLGIAAQRSLGNILAGIQIAVTQPIRLGDQVLVEGDVGNIEEITLTYVVVRVWDQRRIVLPISYFIEKPFQNWTRVASNMLSPLTLRVDFSLPLEDLRRYLAAEVKKSEFWDGKVFGIQVTNADDRTMEVRVLASAPDSGASFNLQCELREKAIDYVREHHPDALPRIRQEQHRIESPTAARTSRDGDRNVDRLDHPLAHAPCTTAPGPDGSSPKPTP, translated from the coding sequence ATGAACCTCGTGCGCGACTCTCAGGCACAGCTCATCGCCGGGCTCGTCCTCATCACCGGGCTCTCGCTCGTTCTTGTGCGTCGGGTGCTGCGGCGCGTCAGCCACCGCCTGCACCAGCACGCGCCCGACGAGGAACGCCACCTCCTCGCCGAACTGGTGCACCGCGCGGTCGGCCCGCTGAGCTTCCTCGCCTGCTACTACGCGCTCTACGCGGTCGCCCACGTGGTCGCGCGCAGCGACTGGGTGCCCGACGACCTGGGCTGGGCCAACCCCATCCTCGGTCATTTCCGCACGCTGGGCTTCTTTGCCGCCGGGCTCTGGTATTTCTATACCGCCACCGTCGCGGTTGATCACCGGCTGCGCCGCGCCGCCGCGCGCACCCCGGGCAGGTTCGACGATGTCTTCTTCCCGCTGCTCGGCACCGCGCTCCGCGTCACCGTCCCGATCCTCGCCGCCTTCGCGCTGCTCCGGCTCTGGCCGGTTTCCGAGGACGCGATGACCGTCGTGCGCAAGCTCCTCGGCATCGCGCTGATCGCCGCCGTCGCGTGGACACTCCGCCGCGCCGTCCTGCTCGTGGACGCCGCCATCCTCGGCACCGGCGAACTGGCCAGCACCGCCTCCGACCACCGCGCGCTCTTCACCCGCGTGCGTATGCTGCGGCGCGTCGCCCTGGTGCTCATCGGGGTCTTCGCCTTTTCCGCCGTGCTCATGCTCTTCGACGAGGTGCGCGATGTCGGCCGCAGCATCCTCGCCTCCGCCGGTATCGCCGGCATCGTGCTCGGCATCGCCGCCCAGCGCAGCCTGGGCAACATCCTTGCCGGTATTCAGATCGCGGTGACGCAACCCATCCGCCTCGGCGACCAGGTGCTCGTCGAGGGTGACGTCGGCAACATCGAGGAGATCACGCTCACCTACGTGGTGGTGCGCGTCTGGGACCAGCGTCGAATCGTCCTGCCGATCAGTTACTTCATCGAAAAGCCGTTCCAGAACTGGACGCGCGTCGCCAGCAACATGCTGTCGCCCCTCACCCTGCGCGTGGATTTCTCCCTGCCCCTCGAGGATCTCCGCCGGTACCTCGCCGCCGAGGTGAAGAAATCAGAATTCTGGGACGGCAAGGTGTTCGGCATCCAGGTCACCAACGCCGACGACCGCACGATGGAGGTCCGCGTCCTCGCCAGCGCGCCCGACTCCGGCGCCTCCTTCAACCTGCAGTGCGAGCTCCGCGAAAAGGCCATCGACTATGTTCGCGAGCACCATCCGGACGCCCTCCCGCGCATCCGCCAGGAACAACATCGGATCGAGTCGCCGACCGCCGCCCGCACTTCCCGCGATGGCGATCGCAACGTCGATCGTCTCGACCACCCGCTCGCCCACGCGCCCTGCACCACCGCTCCCGGTCCCGACGGCTCGTCCCCCAAGCCGACGCCCTGA